Genomic DNA from candidate division KSB1 bacterium:
TCCCTCGGCCCGCTGTTTGTCTATATCAATTGTACGTTTCGACAGTGAGATTGCTTCATTCGCGAATTTTGATTTCTCGATTTTTGTGTCCAGGTGATAAGAGAGCCAGATACCAAACCTGGCGGCTCGAATAAAATATTCGCAGCGATCCGGATTGTTTTTACTGCTTTGACTGGCCGCCTTTTTCATTAGTTTGTAAGCATCCAGTACATTGTGTGCTTTCCGTGGAGAAATGGCAAATCGGGATTCTGCCTGTACTGCAAGGACCTTTATATTTTTAGCGACATCGGGTTTTTGGGTTGATATTTGTTTATTTTGGCAGCTAAATAAAATGAGTAAGATTGAAATTAGAAGTTTTCGTATTTGTTGAGACACTTTGTTTTCCTAAGTAAAATTGATCTGAGAATTGAATACAGGACCCAGAATAGCACCGGGAGCAAGAACCGACCCCTGATCGTTTTAAGAAACTGAATTACTTTTTTCAGTGTGTTCGTTGCGTTTCAGTGTTAACGTTTCTTTGCTTTACCGATACTATTTTTCAGAAAAATATTTTTCGATTGTTTTCGTCAACAAATCCGAATTGATTTTAGTAAAACCAGATGATTGCATGATGCTGAGAATATCCAGGCCGGGTTGATTATTTTTCATATTTACTAAAACTTCCCGAAATTGACTTTTAAGCTTGTCTGTCCATTTAGAACCCATGGTGATCACCAAATCGCGAGGAAGCGGTTCCGAAGTCCAGATGATTTTCAACTCCGGCCAAACGAATTCATCGTCCTGAAAAAACTTTTTAAGTTCGTTATCTAAAAGCAAGGCAGATACGGCAAGCATTTCACCGGTGGCAATTCCACCACTTGCTTCTTCGATTAGAAAAAATAATTCATCAGCAAGGTTTTCCGAGGTCTTAACCAGAAAATAACTTTCTGGCTGAAATTGAAGCGGAAACACAACTCGTTTCAAGTACTCCCGGTCAATTGAAAAGACTGTCGCCACTATCTGATTTTTTAATCCCTGCAAAGTGGAAACACCGTTCTTTGAAGTCACCAAATAAAATCGCTCTTCAGATTTACCAAATCTAGGAATTTGTAAAATAGGGGTTGCTTTTTCAGGGGTTTCGTAAAGAAATTCGAGATAAAACCCTGGTGGTGCAAAAACGAAATCCGGGTTGTGCTTGTTTAAAACGAATTTTGCAGAATCTCGATTGTTTGCAATCCAGCCGTGGACGGATTTATTGTTAAAATAGTTGAAGTGTTGCTTGAAATAATCGGCAAAGCTTTCAAGAAACTCCGAAGCCAACTGCTGGTTCGCAGACTCATCACCGTATTTGACGATCAGGAAATTGATGGTTTGATTTTGCTGTCCAAATAAGGAGGAACAGGGCAAAAGCAAAAGAAGAAGTAATTTTACTTTCATTTTTACCATCTCCTCAGTCTTTTTTCATGAAAAGTTTAAGGGCTGCAGGAAGGAAGACCAGGGAGGCTAAGAGGCAAAATGAAATTCCGAGAAAAAGCACCAAACCGAGCGATCTAACCCCAAGATGGTCACTGGTTGCCAAAATCCCAAATCCGACAATGGTCGTCATCGAGCTGAGGAAAACCGCTTTCCCGGCTCTTTGAAAGGTCTGCGGGTTTTTATCCTGCCACGCCTTAACCAGGTGAATGCCGCTGTCAACGCCAATGCCGATGAGAATAGGGAGAGCAAAGAAATTGGTGAAGTTCCAATGAATCCGATACCAGGTCATGATTCCGAGTAAGAGTCCCACACTGGTAATGAGGGGCAGGAGACTGAGAAGCGTGCTGCGAACCGAGCGTGACCAAATCAGAAGCAGCACAAGAATCGCTGCTAAAGAATAGCCGCTGGCCTGCAGAAAACTCCGAATGATCGACTGGCCGTTTTCATAAAGGCTCACAAGTTCACCTGCAATGTTAGGCTCAATACCTCTAGCTTTTTGCACAAATTCCTCTAAATTTGCCTGCTCCCAAACATTTTTGGCCGGATAAATAAATAAAGCCAAAGAACCATTTTTCCCCAAGAATCGGCTTTTGAGAGATTCCGGAAGTCGGTCGATAGAGAGTGGCGGCGGACAGAAAAAACTCTGCAATTCCGGAACTCTGTCTTTTAAATCCAGAGAGACTTTGTTTTCGAGTTTAGTCAATTTTAATTTCAATTTTTCCGGGGGTAGAATATTTATGGTTCGGTAAAGAGAGCTTAGTTCGTTTTCAAGATCCGCGAGCGCAGTTTTGGCTTCTAGGTTGGCGTTGCGGTACTTGCGAATTGTTTGGCGGAAATTCCAAATTTGCCGCTTAAACGCAACGGTTGAATGCAGGCCGGGTTGCTCAATTTTAATGGCCCCAACTTGCTCGCACAAAGATGCTAAAATTTCCCGTTTCTCAAGTTCGTTTGATGGGTATAGACTTTCCGTGGCTTCAACCCATCCAGGTGAATCATCAAAAATGTTTTGCATGCGCTCTAATGAATTTCGATCTTTAAACGTGCATATCGCAAATAATGAGCGGTCACCAGTGGAGAGCAAAATACGCTGCCAGCGATTGGCTTGACTGTCCATCGCTTGCAGGTTTAACAGATTGGTGTCGAAGGTATACTGCCCGAAAAAGTATCCCAAGCCGAGTAAAAGCACTGAGACCACAGCTATCCATCTGGCTGTTTTAAAATTGAGGCGGGAAATGATAATCCCAATCGGATTGAAAAAAATATTTTTTTTCGTCTTGAGCAATTCTTGACGGGTGTCCAGAAGAAAAAGCATGGCTGGGTAAACCACAACCATGCATATCAGGCAAATGATTAGACCGGAACCGGCGATTATCCCAAGTTCCGCTAACCCGGCAAACTCAGTAAAACAGGCTGACAGAAAAGCAGTCGCCGTAGTTATTCCGCCCATCCATAAAGCGCCGCCGATTGAAGAGTACGTTACTTTGATTGCTTGGGCCGGAGTATCTCCTTCGGCCAGAGCATGTTCATAATGGGTCACAAAATGAATCGCAAAGTCGATGCCCAGGGCGACAAGAATGACTGTAAATATCATCGCCAGTAAATTCAAATGCCCGATTGTCAGCCAAACAACCCCAAATGTGATAGCAATGGCCAAGCAAAGGCAAGCCGCGGCAAGCGCAGGCCGGATGAAGTTTCGAAAAGCAAGAACGAATAGTAAGGTCACACAAAACAGGGCGATGACTGCACTGCGGGTGAAATCCTGATGCGCGGTTTTCAACTCTTCATACTCAAGTGCAGGCATGCCGGCAAGCCCGGCCTCTAACCCTAAAGACTCAGGGATTTCAGCCAGCGCATCTTTTAGAGCGGCTTCGGCGAATTCGATCACTTCAGCATAGCGATTTTGCTGACCCGAGTTTGCAGATACCGTTGCGAACGCAGTCAGCAACCTGCCGTCACGCGAGAAAATGAAACCATCCGGGTCGAATCGGCCCTGACTTAAAAATGAATAAAAATCAGAGTTACTGCCATTTGTGGCGACAGACTGCTCGTCTGTCAACTCCTTCTGAAGCCAGCGAAGAAAATCAGTAAGTCCTGAGAGGACAATGGAAATTCGCTCCCGGTTTGTGGTAGCAGTGTCAGTTCCAATATTTTTGAACTCTTGGTTGAGGATTGCAAATACTTTTGAAAGGGAAGGGGAGTGCGCCCATTCTTCAAATTTGGGTAAGTGCTCATTCAGTACCTCACCGAGTTTCTGAAG
This window encodes:
- a CDS encoding PhnD/SsuA/transferrin family substrate-binding protein, which translates into the protein MKVKLLLLLLLPCSSLFGQQNQTINFLIVKYGDESANQQLASEFLESFADYFKQHFNYFNNKSVHGWIANNRDSAKFVLNKHNPDFVFAPPGFYLEFLYETPEKATPILQIPRFGKSEERFYLVTSKNGVSTLQGLKNQIVATVFSIDREYLKRVVFPLQFQPESYFLVKTSENLADELFFLIEEASGGIATGEMLAVSALLLDNELKKFFQDDEFVWPELKIIWTSEPLPRDLVITMGSKWTDKLKSQFREVLVNMKNNQPGLDILSIMQSSGFTKINSDLLTKTIEKYFSEK
- a CDS encoding MMPL family transporter; this encodes MKFFYKIPDFLTEISYRYPFTVVLIAFLLAAAGGYIYFFKLPIISDRDQLVSKALETNRIYQEYRDEFGGEQVLVLVAKTKDTRAIPTPEQRKQMKLLAKHWAQQLRLRPELFPNVWERIESAEWNSLALLYLQLENLQKLGEVLNEHLPKFEEWAHSPSLSKVFAILNQEFKNIGTDTATTNRERISIVLSGLTDFLRWLQKELTDEQSVATNGSNSDFYSFLSQGRFDPDGFIFSRDGRLLTAFATVSANSGQQNRYAEVIEFAEAALKDALAEIPESLGLEAGLAGMPALEYEELKTAHQDFTRSAVIALFCVTLLFVLAFRNFIRPALAAACLCLAIAITFGVVWLTIGHLNLLAMIFTVILVALGIDFAIHFVTHYEHALAEGDTPAQAIKVTYSSIGGALWMGGITTATAFLSACFTEFAGLAELGIIAGSGLIICLICMVVVYPAMLFLLDTRQELLKTKKNIFFNPIGIIISRLNFKTARWIAVVSVLLLGLGYFFGQYTFDTNLLNLQAMDSQANRWQRILLSTGDRSLFAICTFKDRNSLERMQNIFDDSPGWVEATESLYPSNELEKREILASLCEQVGAIKIEQPGLHSTVAFKRQIWNFRQTIRKYRNANLEAKTALADLENELSSLYRTINILPPEKLKLKLTKLENKVSLDLKDRVPELQSFFCPPPLSIDRLPESLKSRFLGKNGSLALFIYPAKNVWEQANLEEFVQKARGIEPNIAGELVSLYENGQSIIRSFLQASGYSLAAILVLLLIWSRSVRSTLLSLLPLITSVGLLLGIMTWYRIHWNFTNFFALPILIGIGVDSGIHLVKAWQDKNPQTFQRAGKAVFLSSMTTIVGFGILATSDHLGVRSLGLVLFLGISFCLLASLVFLPAALKLFMKKD